From Rutidosis leptorrhynchoides isolate AG116_Rl617_1_P2 chromosome 3, CSIRO_AGI_Rlap_v1, whole genome shotgun sequence, a single genomic window includes:
- the LOC139901520 gene encoding uncharacterized protein, which translates to MNCNPPAFKGSEEAGKLVHWFEKLESIFRVCNCGDNDRVKYATSSLAGNAMTWWTAHAKSVGIDNSNTTPWDELKNMMVNKFCPRSQVQKLEAEFRELKVKGTDIESYTNRFLKLSTLCPEIFPTEPRRIERYIEGLPEDVQGNVIAAEKVTLDAVILMAQNLMMAKRRRALASKQVDTKSSDGKRKFEPS; encoded by the coding sequence atgaACTGCAATCCTCCCGCTTTCAAGGGAAGTGAAGAGGCCGGTAAACTAGTCCACTGGTTTGAAAAACTAGAGTCCATCTTCCGTGTATGCAACTGCGGGGACAATGACCGAGTTAAATATGCCACTagttcattagctggcaatgctatGACTTGGTGGACCGCTCATGCTAAGTCTGTGGGAATCGATAATTCTAATACAACTCCATGGGATGAACTTAAAAACATGATGGTTAATAAGTTTTGTcctagaagtcaagtccaaaagcttgaAGCCGAGTTCAGGGAACTCAAAGTTAAAGGTACCGACATTGAAAGCTACACTAATCGTTTTCTCAAGCTTTCTACCTTGTGTCCTGAAATTTTTCCCACTGAGCCAAGAAGGATcgaaaggtatattgaaggtctccctgaGGATGTTCAGGGAAATGTTATCGCTGCTGAGAAAGTTACCCTTGATGCCGTGATTCTCATGGCTCAAAATCTGATGATGGCCAAAAGAAGAAGAGCTTTGGCTAGTAAGCAAGTTGATACTAAGAGTAGTGATGGTAAAAGAAAATTTGAACCATCTTAA